One genomic region from Camelus bactrianus isolate YW-2024 breed Bactrian camel chromosome 3, ASM4877302v1, whole genome shotgun sequence encodes:
- the LOC141577149 gene encoding GDP-fucose protein O-fucosyltransferase 2-like isoform X3: MVTGATLCAGRRALLGRVAGSGSVQLPGTMAVLAAGDGGLLGRATSSGLVSRRPTSCLGRRPTDGKPRYLLCDFNPPEGFNLRRNVCIHIAFLLKTLLKMEEPVLVLFPWGHLYHWQSPDPWSDSFDLPSLNRNIPDIEYEQFIAGL, encoded by the exons atggttacaggcgccacgctctgcgcgggccggcgtgcgcttctggggcgggtagcgggctccggaagtgtgcagctgcccgggaccatggcggtgcttgctgctggggatggcggcttgctcggccgggcgactagttctggcctggtcagtcggcggccgacatcctgtctggggcggcgtcccacagatggtaaac ccaggtaccttctgtgtgacttcaaccctccagagggcttcaacctccgtaggaacgtctgcatccacattgccttcctcctgaagaccctgctgaagatggaggagccggtactggtgctattcccttggggccacctctaccactggcagagccccgatccctggtccgactcctttgacctcccaagtctcaacagaaacatccctgacattgagtacgagcagttcattgcag gcctctga
- the LOC141577149 gene encoding GDP-fucose protein O-fucosyltransferase 2-like isoform X1, with product MVTGATLCAGRRALLGRVAGSGSVQLPGTMAVLAAGDGGLLGRATSSGLVSRRPTSCLGRRPTDGKPRYLLCDFNPPEGFNLRRNVCIHIAFLLKTLLKMEEPVLVLFPWGHLYHWQSPDPWSDSFDLPSLNRNIPDIEYEQFIAGEVVVI from the exons atggttacaggcgccacgctctgcgcgggccggcgtgcgcttctggggcgggtagcgggctccggaagtgtgcagctgcccgggaccatggcggtgcttgctgctggggatggcggcttgctcggccgggcgactagttctggcctggtcagtcggcggccgacatcctgtctggggcggcgtcccacagatggtaaac ccaggtaccttctgtgtgacttcaaccctccagagggcttcaacctccgtaggaacgtctgcatccacattgccttcctcctgaagaccctgctgaagatggaggagccggtactggtgctattcccttggggccacctctaccactggcagagccccgatccctggtccgactcctttgacctcccaagtctcaacagaaacatccctgacattgagtacgagcagttcattgcaggtgaggtggtggtcatttaa
- the LOC141577149 gene encoding GDP-fucose protein O-fucosyltransferase 2-like isoform X2 gives MVTGATLCAGRRALLGRVAGSGSVQLPGTMAVLAAGDGGLLGRATSSGLVSRRPTSCLGRRPTDARYLLCDFNPPEGFNLRRNVCIHIAFLLKTLLKMEEPVLVLFPWGHLYHWQSPDPWSDSFDLPSLNRNIPDIEYEQFIAGEVVVI, from the exons atggttacaggcgccacgctctgcgcgggccggcgtgcgcttctggggcgggtagcgggctccggaagtgtgcagctgcccgggaccatggcggtgcttgctgctggggatggcggcttgctcggccgggcgactagttctggcctggtcagtcggcggccgacatcctgtctggggcggcgtcccacagatg ccaggtaccttctgtgtgacttcaaccctccagagggcttcaacctccgtaggaacgtctgcatccacattgccttcctcctgaagaccctgctgaagatggaggagccggtactggtgctattcccttggggccacctctaccactggcagagccccgatccctggtccgactcctttgacctcccaagtctcaacagaaacatccctgacattgagtacgagcagttcattgcaggtgaggtggtggtcatttaa